In one Modestobacter sp. L9-4 genomic region, the following are encoded:
- a CDS encoding glycosyl hydrolase family 28-related protein, translating to MTPSSPSLRDDVRSDFFADDVATSEPQPRRARRRLAGVSAAVAVCVAGVTAASLFTGQPTAAVAEDTTAFVPLAGAPTTAPVPTASVPVPAGTPVATPTPAPTSAVPAAAPTAVAPAAPVTTARTTTGTTAAPATASATAAARAGSTARAAAPAGTGTTVAVAPAPLAVVAPAAVVSPAGARVPVESFGATGNATTDDTAALQRALDSVPAGTTLTFRAGATYLHSNVLLVRRNGTLIDGTGAVLRATNERLSTLRIDADDVTVTGLTLTSPNTTRRWDEWETTKVWVHAADRVTLRGISVKSTGGAGVAVTHGSGQFLLDRVTVADSRADGIHITGGSHDGRVVSPVTTNTGDDGVAVVSYMKDGVPCARIRIESPTVNGTTWGRGISVVGGNDVTYTNVTVRDTDAAGIYLGSEGDPYWTFPSRNVLVDGGTVTGANRNTTKDHGAVLVYGGNAGTMTSDITVRGLAVSGTRGTAPWDAGVLAETGAGVQRVTLQGLDVRNGARSTSWTNARPAVRLLSTLRDGVPVPDQRGW from the coding sequence ATGACCCCGTCCTCGCCGTCCCTGCGCGACGACGTCCGCAGCGACTTCTTCGCCGACGACGTCGCCACGAGCGAGCCGCAGCCCCGCCGCGCCCGTCGCCGGCTCGCCGGGGTCAGCGCCGCCGTCGCGGTCTGCGTCGCCGGCGTCACCGCCGCCTCGCTGTTCACCGGGCAGCCCACCGCGGCCGTCGCCGAGGACACCACGGCGTTCGTGCCGCTGGCCGGTGCGCCGACCACGGCACCGGTGCCGACCGCGTCGGTGCCCGTCCCGGCCGGCACCCCGGTGGCGACCCCCACCCCCGCCCCGACCTCCGCCGTCCCGGCCGCCGCGCCCACGGCGGTGGCCCCGGCCGCCCCGGTGACGACCGCTCGGACGACGACCGGCACCACCGCCGCTCCGGCGACGGCCTCCGCCACCGCCGCCGCGCGGGCCGGCTCGACGGCGCGGGCCGCCGCCCCGGCCGGCACCGGCACGACGGTCGCGGTGGCCCCCGCCCCGCTGGCCGTGGTCGCCCCGGCCGCCGTCGTCAGCCCCGCCGGCGCGCGGGTCCCCGTGGAGAGCTTCGGCGCGACGGGCAACGCGACCACCGACGACACCGCAGCACTGCAGCGGGCGCTGGACTCCGTCCCGGCGGGCACCACGTTGACCTTCCGTGCGGGCGCCACCTACCTGCACTCCAACGTGCTGCTCGTGCGCCGCAACGGCACGCTGATCGACGGCACCGGCGCCGTGCTGCGGGCCACCAACGAGCGGCTGTCGACCCTGCGCATCGACGCCGACGACGTCACGGTGACCGGCCTGACGCTCACCTCGCCCAACACCACCCGGCGCTGGGACGAGTGGGAGACCACCAAGGTCTGGGTGCACGCCGCCGACCGGGTCACCCTGCGCGGCATCAGCGTGAAGAGCACCGGCGGCGCGGGCGTGGCCGTCACGCACGGCTCCGGGCAGTTCCTGCTCGACCGGGTGACCGTGGCCGACAGCCGGGCCGACGGCATCCACATCACCGGCGGCTCGCACGACGGCCGGGTGGTCTCCCCGGTCACCACGAACACCGGGGACGACGGCGTCGCGGTGGTGTCCTACATGAAGGACGGGGTGCCCTGCGCGCGGATCCGCATCGAGTCCCCCACGGTCAACGGCACGACCTGGGGCCGCGGCATCTCGGTGGTCGGCGGCAACGACGTCACGTACACGAACGTGACCGTGCGGGACACCGACGCGGCCGGCATCTACCTGGGCAGCGAGGGCGACCCGTACTGGACCTTCCCCTCGCGCAACGTGCTCGTCGACGGCGGCACCGTGACCGGGGCGAACCGCAACACCACCAAGGACCACGGCGCGGTGCTGGTCTACGGCGGCAACGCCGGCACGATGACCAGCGACATCACGGTGCGCGGCCTGGCCGTCTCCGGCACCCGGGGCACCGCACCCTGGGACGCCGGCGTGCTGGCCGAGACGGGCGCCGGGGTGCAGCGGGTGACCCTGCAGGGCCTCGACGTGCGCAACGGCGCGCGGAGCACCTCCTGGACCAACGCCCGCCCGGCCGTCCGGCTGCTGAGCACCCTGCGCGACGGCGTCCCGGTGCCCGACCAGCGCGGCTGGTGA
- a CDS encoding acyltransferase, translating into MRGVAALLVVFGHARGDVFTVRGLDPAGSGLLRLLLLPASFAQEAVAVFFVLSGYLVGGQVLRQARADRFDWRVYLAKRLSRLWTVLLPGLVLTALVDAVSRQIDAGRLASLQAVHGDGVGQGLCNAAFLMPTRCLEFGSNESLWSLAYEFWFYVLFAGLTIGWYAARRGRRLIALVNLAVAVGSVALFGVQLLVLFPAWLIGVVVAEVQSRSPRRDAPVAPVWRQRAGWAGALALLGAAFLASNLLKLGDGVRELVIGLATVPLVWLCLRTSSVPDRGWFRAGEWLGSWSYSLYVFHRPLVVLVVVASSGWWGDDPRASTLALYVIAAVVAVAVYPLYRLTEHHTDRMRALALRLVGRAPGSGPRHAAPRHAAGAPPAGSTSVRAPSPADPA; encoded by the coding sequence CTGCGGGGCGTCGCGGCCCTGCTGGTCGTGTTCGGCCACGCGCGCGGCGACGTCTTCACCGTCCGTGGTCTGGACCCCGCCGGGTCGGGCCTGCTGCGGCTGCTCCTCCTGCCGGCGTCCTTCGCCCAGGAGGCCGTCGCGGTCTTCTTCGTGCTCAGCGGCTACCTCGTCGGCGGGCAGGTGCTGCGTCAGGCGCGGGCCGACCGCTTCGACTGGCGGGTGTACCTGGCCAAGAGGCTCTCCCGGCTGTGGACGGTCCTGCTGCCCGGCCTGGTGCTCACCGCTCTCGTCGACGCCGTCAGCCGGCAGATCGACGCCGGCCGGCTCGCCTCGCTGCAGGCCGTGCACGGCGACGGCGTCGGGCAGGGCCTGTGCAACGCCGCGTTCCTGATGCCCACGCGGTGCCTGGAGTTCGGGTCCAACGAGTCGCTGTGGTCGCTGGCCTACGAGTTCTGGTTCTACGTCCTGTTCGCCGGCCTGACCATCGGCTGGTACGCCGCCCGCCGCGGCCGCCGGCTGATCGCGCTGGTCAACCTCGCCGTCGCCGTCGGCTCGGTCGCCCTGTTCGGTGTCCAGCTGCTCGTGCTCTTCCCCGCCTGGCTGATCGGCGTGGTGGTCGCCGAGGTGCAGTCGCGGTCGCCGCGCCGCGACGCCCCGGTGGCACCCGTCTGGCGGCAGCGGGCCGGCTGGGCGGGCGCCCTCGCCCTGCTGGGTGCGGCGTTCCTCGCCTCGAACCTGCTGAAGCTGGGCGACGGCGTCCGCGAGCTGGTGATCGGTCTGGCCACGGTGCCGCTGGTGTGGCTCTGCCTGCGCACGTCCAGCGTCCCCGACCGCGGCTGGTTCCGTGCCGGTGAGTGGCTGGGCAGCTGGTCGTACTCGCTGTACGTGTTCCACCGGCCGCTGGTCGTGCTGGTGGTGGTGGCCTCCAGCGGGTGGTGGGGCGACGACCCGCGGGCGTCCACGCTGGCGCTCTACGTGATCGCCGCGGTGGTGGCCGTGGCCGTCTACCCGCTGTACCGGCTCACCGAGCACCACACCGACCGCATGCGGGCCCTCGCCCTGCGGCTCGTCGGGCGCGCCCCGGGTTCCGGGCCCCGGCACGCCGCCCCCCGGCACGCCGCGGGCGCACCGCCGGCGGGCAGCACGTCGGTCCGGGCGCCCTCCCCGGCCGACCCGGCCTGA
- a CDS encoding right-handed parallel beta-helix repeat-containing protein: MTSSTAAGPLVLTWPASPSTATRLRLGSLALALAAMAATGVSATGVSPVSGPAAGAEVAGAPGDPGTPSGRGWIAPTVGGAALAVGAAVAGGSAWQVPASLFGAVGDGVHDDTAGLQRALDTLPAGSTLQLRDGGTYLHSAILTVGTRDLSIEGTGATLVATREEASALHVAAPGVTVTGLTLTTPTTTKRWDGFEQTKVWISADDAVLRDVHVNGSAAAGIGINDGAGGFLLDHVTVTDSRADGIHITGRAHDGRVVSPVTTGTGDDGVAVVSYMKDGGPCERVTVESPTVNGTTWGRGVSVVGGNDITYTDVAVHDTDAAGVYVGSEGDPYFTYASVGVLVDGGTVTGANTNAEKDHGAVLVYAGSSGTTTSDVTVRGLTISGTRTSSPWDAGVLADPGAQLERIDLSDLAISAGAKEPFWTNEPAQVRTSGLTDDDAAVPDQSGW, translated from the coding sequence ATGACCTCATCGACCGCCGCCGGCCCGCTCGTCCTCACCTGGCCGGCCAGCCCCTCGACCGCCACCCGGCTGCGCCTGGGCTCCCTCGCGCTGGCCCTGGCCGCGATGGCCGCCACCGGCGTCAGCGCCACCGGTGTCTCCCCCGTCAGCGGCCCGGCAGCCGGCGCGGAGGTCGCCGGGGCGCCCGGTGACCCGGGCACCCCGTCGGGGCGCGGCTGGATCGCCCCGACCGTGGGCGGCGCCGCCCTCGCCGTGGGTGCCGCCGTCGCCGGCGGCTCCGCGTGGCAGGTGCCGGCGTCCCTGTTCGGCGCCGTGGGCGACGGGGTGCACGACGACACCGCCGGGCTGCAGCGGGCACTGGACACCCTGCCGGCCGGCAGCACCCTCCAGCTGCGCGACGGGGGCACCTACCTGCACTCGGCGATCCTCACCGTCGGCACGCGCGACCTCTCCATCGAGGGCACCGGCGCCACGCTGGTGGCCACCCGCGAGGAGGCCTCCGCCCTGCACGTGGCCGCCCCGGGCGTCACGGTCACCGGGCTGACGCTCACCACGCCCACCACCACCAAGCGCTGGGACGGCTTCGAGCAGACCAAGGTGTGGATCTCCGCCGACGACGCCGTCCTGCGCGACGTGCACGTCAACGGCTCCGCCGCGGCCGGCATCGGCATCAACGACGGCGCCGGCGGCTTCCTGCTCGACCACGTCACCGTCACCGACAGCCGGGCCGACGGCATCCACATCACCGGCCGGGCCCACGACGGCCGGGTGGTCTCCCCCGTCACGACCGGCACCGGCGACGACGGCGTCGCGGTGGTGTCCTACATGAAGGACGGCGGCCCGTGCGAGCGGGTGACCGTCGAGTCCCCGACCGTGAACGGCACCACGTGGGGCCGGGGCGTGTCGGTGGTGGGCGGCAACGACATCACCTACACGGACGTCGCCGTGCACGACACCGACGCCGCGGGCGTCTACGTGGGCAGCGAGGGCGACCCGTACTTCACCTACGCCTCGGTGGGCGTGCTCGTCGACGGCGGCACCGTGACCGGGGCGAACACCAACGCCGAGAAGGACCACGGCGCCGTGCTGGTCTACGCCGGCAGCTCCGGCACGACCACCAGCGACGTCACCGTGCGCGGCCTGACCATCAGCGGCACCCGCACCAGCTCGCCCTGGGACGCCGGCGTGCTGGCCGACCCCGGTGCGCAGCTGGAGCGGATCGACCTCAGCGACCTGGCGATCAGCGCCGGCGCGAAGGAGCCGTTCTGGACCAACGAGCCCGCGCAGGTGCGCACGTCCGGGCTGACCGACGACGACGCGGCGGTGCCGGACCAGTCGGGCTGGTGA
- a CDS encoding glycosyltransferase produces MSQPVEAGVAKVVGGLVRDQVARGWDVQVACPDEGWLAATVRDAGAQLLPWRATRSPGPSVPGETLALRRLVAAAEPHVLHLHSAKAGLAGRLAVRGSLPTVFQPHAWSFEAVTGPVQTATRLWERTAQRWTDLTINVSEAERATGAAAGITGRAVVIPNGVDPQAWTPRDRAATRAALGLEADGAPTVVCVGRLARQKGQDLLLEAWPAVRREVPDARLVLVGGGPDEAELRARADGSVSFVPGERLAEWYAAADVVAVPSRWEAGLPLVAMEAMASERSVVAFDVAGIGTYLGGSGTAVAPFDVPVLARELTARLLDPALAAHEAAIGRTVASTRFAAATSYETTATQLLSLLEAG; encoded by the coding sequence GTGAGCCAACCGGTGGAGGCCGGGGTGGCCAAGGTCGTCGGCGGCCTCGTGCGCGACCAGGTCGCGCGGGGCTGGGACGTGCAGGTCGCCTGCCCCGACGAGGGCTGGCTGGCCGCCACCGTGCGGGACGCCGGCGCGCAGCTGCTCCCGTGGCGGGCGACCCGCTCCCCCGGGCCCTCGGTGCCCGGCGAGACGCTCGCCCTGCGGCGCCTGGTGGCTGCGGCCGAGCCGCACGTGCTGCACCTGCACAGCGCCAAGGCCGGGCTGGCCGGCCGGCTGGCGGTGCGCGGCAGCCTGCCGACGGTGTTCCAGCCGCACGCGTGGTCCTTCGAGGCCGTGACCGGTCCGGTGCAGACGGCCACCCGGCTGTGGGAGCGGACGGCGCAGCGCTGGACCGACCTCACGATCAACGTGAGCGAGGCCGAGCGGGCCACCGGTGCGGCCGCGGGCATCACCGGCCGGGCCGTGGTCATCCCCAACGGCGTCGACCCGCAGGCCTGGACGCCGCGGGACCGGGCGGCCACCCGCGCGGCGCTCGGCCTGGAGGCCGACGGGGCACCGACCGTCGTCTGCGTCGGGCGGCTGGCGCGGCAGAAGGGGCAGGACCTGCTGCTGGAGGCGTGGCCGGCGGTGCGCCGGGAGGTGCCGGACGCCCGGCTGGTGCTGGTCGGCGGCGGCCCGGACGAGGCGGAGCTGCGCGCCCGGGCCGACGGGTCGGTGTCCTTCGTGCCCGGTGAGCGGCTCGCCGAGTGGTACGCCGCCGCCGACGTCGTCGCCGTGCCGTCCCGGTGGGAGGCGGGGCTGCCGCTGGTGGCCATGGAGGCGATGGCCAGCGAGCGCAGCGTCGTCGCCTTCGACGTGGCCGGCATCGGCACCTACCTGGGCGGTTCGGGCACCGCGGTGGCCCCCTTCGACGTCCCGGTGCTCGCCCGGGAGCTCACCGCGCGGCTGCTCGACCCCGCGCTCGCCGCCCACGAGGCCGCGATCGGCCGTACCGTTGCCTCCACCCGGTTCGCCGCGGCGACGTCCTACGAGACCACTGCCACACAGCTGCTGAGCCTTCTGGAGGCCGGATGA
- a CDS encoding sugar transferase yields MSTRRRFWSTARLRGEGTVARRAWRRTYVRHIVLGDALVAVVAALIGRLLPDYGPLAVNGSPWPVVVMPVVWIATMAVARTYEQRFLWVGPEEFRRVFTASVLLLAAVGTFSWAFKLEVARSFVVVALPLAALLTLAQRYAQRVWLHRQRAHGRFQQTAILVGHRNGTAELHAQLDRQARHGLRVIGVCLPAHEPAGTVFDGLPVLGDFSDIAEVVRRYEVDTVAVLPSPELDGAALRRLGWDLETTEAELLLAPAVTEFAGPRVAIRPVNGLPLLHLERPEFRGLRRVTKDVFDRTTALLAVIVLAPVLLGLALAVKTTSRGPVFFMHERIGKAGVPFKVFKFRSMKPDSDKLIAELMAQNEGNAVQFKMKRDPRVTRVGAVMRRFSLDELPQLFNVLNGTMSLVGPRPHVTREVEQYGFDMRRRLLVKPGITGLWQVSGRSNLSWDDSVRIDVRYVENWSLAFDLMILGKTLGAVVRGSGAY; encoded by the coding sequence GTGTCGACCCGACGTCGTTTCTGGTCCACCGCGCGGCTCCGTGGCGAGGGCACCGTCGCCCGCCGGGCCTGGCGCCGCACCTACGTGCGCCACATCGTGCTCGGCGACGCGCTCGTCGCCGTCGTCGCGGCCCTCATCGGCCGGCTGCTGCCCGACTACGGCCCGCTGGCCGTGAACGGCAGCCCGTGGCCGGTCGTCGTCATGCCGGTGGTCTGGATCGCCACCATGGCCGTCGCCCGCACCTACGAGCAGCGCTTCCTCTGGGTCGGCCCCGAGGAGTTCCGCCGGGTGTTCACCGCCTCGGTGCTGCTGCTCGCCGCGGTCGGCACCTTCTCCTGGGCCTTCAAGCTCGAGGTCGCCCGCAGCTTCGTCGTCGTCGCGCTGCCGCTGGCCGCCCTGCTGACCCTGGCCCAGCGCTACGCCCAGCGGGTGTGGCTGCACCGCCAGCGGGCGCACGGCCGCTTCCAGCAGACCGCGATCCTGGTCGGGCACCGCAACGGCACCGCCGAGCTGCACGCCCAGCTGGACCGCCAGGCCCGGCACGGCCTGCGCGTCATCGGCGTCTGCCTCCCGGCCCACGAGCCCGCCGGCACCGTCTTCGACGGCCTGCCCGTGCTCGGCGACTTCAGCGACATCGCCGAGGTCGTCCGCCGCTACGAGGTCGACACCGTCGCCGTGCTCCCCTCCCCGGAGCTCGACGGTGCCGCCCTCCGCCGCCTCGGCTGGGACCTGGAGACCACCGAGGCCGAGCTGCTGCTCGCCCCGGCCGTCACCGAGTTCGCCGGCCCCCGCGTCGCCATCCGCCCGGTCAACGGCCTGCCGCTGCTGCACTTGGAGCGCCCCGAGTTCCGCGGCCTGCGCCGCGTGACCAAGGACGTCTTCGACCGCACCACCGCGCTCCTCGCCGTGATCGTCCTGGCGCCGGTCCTGCTGGGCCTGGCCCTCGCGGTCAAGACCACCAGCCGTGGCCCGGTCTTCTTCATGCACGAGCGCATCGGCAAGGCCGGCGTCCCGTTCAAGGTCTTCAAGTTCCGCAGCATGAAGCCGGACTCGGACAAGCTCATCGCCGAGCTCATGGCCCAGAACGAGGGCAACGCCGTCCAGTTCAAGATGAAGCGCGACCCCCGGGTCACCCGCGTGGGCGCCGTGATGCGCCGCTTCTCCCTCGACGAGCTGCCCCAGCTGTTCAACGTCCTCAACGGCACGATGTCGCTCGTGGGCCCCCGCCCGCACGTCACCCGTGAGGTCGAGCAGTACGGCTTCGACATGCGCCGCCGCCTGCTCGTCAAGCCGGGCATCACCGGTCTGTGGCAGGTCAGCGGCCGGTCGAACCTCTCCTGGGACGACTCGGTGCGCATCGACGTCCGGTACGTGGAGAACTGGTCGCTCGCCTTCGACCTGATGATCCTGGGCAAGACGCTGGGCGCGGTCGTCCGCGGTTCCGGCGCCTACTGA
- a CDS encoding 3'(2'),5'-bisphosphate nucleotidase CysQ: MTSPDHDTAAALATAAGELLLQVRARPFPDADARKAAGDAEAHRFLVDRLAQLQPDDAVLSEEGTDDPVRLVSDRVWIVDPLDGTREFAEPGRDDWAVHVALWERGELAAGAVALPAVGLTLGTAGPHRVPAGDGGPLRLAGSRSRPPALVQTLAGRLGARLVPMGSAGVKAMSVVRGETDAYVHGGGQYEWDSAAPVAVARAAGLHTSRLDGSPLRYNRPDPYLPDLLVCRPELADELLSALAEQPGEHQPG; the protein is encoded by the coding sequence GTGACCTCTCCCGACCACGACACCGCGGCCGCGCTGGCCACCGCCGCCGGTGAGCTGCTGCTGCAGGTGCGCGCCCGGCCCTTCCCCGACGCGGACGCACGGAAGGCCGCCGGGGACGCCGAGGCCCACCGCTTCCTCGTCGACCGGCTCGCCCAGCTGCAGCCCGACGACGCCGTGCTCTCCGAGGAGGGCACCGACGACCCCGTCCGGCTGGTCAGCGACCGCGTCTGGATCGTCGACCCACTCGACGGCACCCGCGAGTTCGCCGAACCAGGCCGCGACGACTGGGCCGTGCACGTGGCGCTGTGGGAGCGCGGCGAGCTGGCCGCCGGCGCGGTGGCGCTGCCGGCCGTGGGCCTGACGCTCGGCACGGCCGGGCCGCACCGGGTGCCGGCGGGCGACGGTGGGCCGCTGCGCCTGGCGGGCAGCCGCAGCCGGCCGCCGGCCCTCGTGCAGACCCTCGCCGGCCGGCTCGGCGCCCGGCTGGTGCCGATGGGGTCGGCCGGGGTCAAGGCGATGTCGGTGGTGCGCGGGGAGACCGACGCCTACGTGCACGGCGGCGGCCAGTACGAGTGGGACTCCGCCGCGCCCGTCGCCGTCGCCCGCGCGGCCGGCCTGCACACCAGCCGGCTCGACGGCTCACCGCTGCGCTACAACCGGCCCGACCCCTATCTGCCCGACCTGCTCGTCTGTCGCCCGGAGCTGGCCGACGAGCTGCTGTCAGCCCTGGCCGAGCAGCCGGGCGAGCACCAGCCGGGCTGA
- the cysC gene encoding adenylyl-sulfate kinase produces the protein MAPHRTRLTHTQLADLARHAFGLSATAPDLPQTDLEDAEGVLVATADDGGLTVREIPRWRSPAAVRAELDARGWATPAAWVGAPPEDAAGLPAQLLVLLPAAGTAPDSAVISLAAAAWATRAPEVELFVVPVPVSAADPEVSWTELAAAYGAGPVASRVEPAAPATGGRAVMFTGLSGAGKSTIAGRLVELLLEAGRTVTLLDGDDVRTHLSAGLGFSRADRDTNVRRIGWVAAQIAKHGGLAVCAPIAPYAATRADARRLVEEQAGPGSFLLVHVATPLAECEARDRKGLYARARAGEIPEFTGISDPYEEPTDAEIVLDTRTSSVEESARLVLARLLGQG, from the coding sequence ATGGCGCCGCACCGCACCCGGCTGACGCACACCCAGCTCGCCGACCTGGCCCGGCACGCGTTCGGGTTGTCCGCGACCGCGCCGGACCTGCCGCAGACCGACCTCGAGGACGCCGAGGGCGTACTCGTCGCGACCGCGGACGACGGCGGGCTGACGGTGCGGGAGATCCCCCGCTGGCGCTCACCGGCCGCCGTCCGGGCCGAGCTCGACGCACGCGGCTGGGCCACCCCCGCCGCCTGGGTGGGCGCCCCGCCGGAGGACGCCGCCGGCCTGCCCGCCCAGCTGCTGGTGCTGCTCCCGGCGGCCGGCACCGCCCCGGACTCGGCGGTCATCTCCCTCGCCGCGGCCGCGTGGGCCACCCGCGCGCCCGAGGTGGAGCTGTTCGTCGTCCCGGTGCCGGTGAGCGCCGCCGACCCCGAGGTGAGCTGGACCGAGCTGGCCGCGGCCTACGGCGCCGGGCCGGTGGCCAGCCGGGTCGAGCCGGCGGCGCCGGCGACCGGCGGCCGAGCGGTGATGTTCACCGGGCTGTCCGGCGCGGGGAAGTCGACGATCGCGGGCCGGCTCGTGGAGCTGCTGCTGGAGGCCGGGCGCACGGTGACCCTGCTCGACGGCGACGACGTGCGCACCCACCTCTCGGCCGGGCTGGGGTTCTCCCGGGCCGACCGGGACACCAACGTGCGGCGGATCGGCTGGGTCGCCGCCCAGATCGCCAAGCACGGCGGGCTGGCGGTCTGCGCGCCGATCGCCCCCTACGCCGCCACCCGCGCCGACGCCCGCCGCCTGGTGGAGGAGCAGGCCGGCCCGGGGTCGTTCCTGCTGGTGCACGTGGCCACGCCGCTGGCCGAGTGCGAGGCCCGCGACCGCAAGGGGCTCTACGCCCGGGCCCGGGCAGGTGAGATCCCCGAGTTCACCGGCATCAGCGACCCCTACGAGGAGCCCACCGACGCCGAGATCGTCCTCGACACCCGCACCAGCAGCGTGGAGGAGTCAGCCCGGCTGGTGCTCGCCCGGCTGCTCGGCCAGGGCTGA
- a CDS encoding ATP-grasp fold amidoligase family protein, which translates to MRPIAASLPDAVVSRLPLRVKRAVLFRRAHGRWPARCPRTFTEKVNWRVVHDRRPLIGQLGDKLAMKAYAAEAFPAVQVPRVLWTGTDVADLPGAGLPERWVLKSNHGTMRVHIGTGVPDVAELRRVTAGWLDEPLFRSRGEWVYSQARRLLLVEEFIGADGAVPADHKFLVFGGRVRLVQVDTGRFGAHRRRLYDPDWTPVTVAEAVAPGPVTPPPAGLAEMTKVAEALGAAFDFVRVDLFDVDGEVWFGELTPYPGGGLDAFDPVLDEQLGEWWQLPARSAVRAGQQVRR; encoded by the coding sequence GTGCGTCCGATCGCCGCGTCGTTGCCGGACGCCGTCGTCTCGCGGCTGCCGCTCCGGGTGAAGCGGGCCGTGCTCTTCCGGCGTGCGCACGGCCGCTGGCCGGCCCGCTGTCCGCGGACGTTCACCGAGAAGGTCAACTGGCGGGTGGTGCACGACCGGCGGCCGTTGATCGGGCAGCTGGGCGACAAGCTGGCGATGAAGGCCTACGCGGCCGAGGCGTTCCCGGCGGTGCAGGTGCCGCGGGTGCTGTGGACCGGCACCGACGTCGCCGACCTGCCCGGCGCCGGGCTGCCGGAGCGCTGGGTGCTGAAGTCCAACCACGGCACCATGCGCGTGCACATCGGCACCGGGGTGCCCGACGTGGCGGAGCTGCGCCGGGTCACCGCCGGCTGGCTGGACGAGCCGCTGTTCCGATCGCGTGGTGAGTGGGTCTACAGCCAGGCCCGGCGGCTGCTGCTGGTCGAGGAGTTCATCGGCGCCGACGGTGCCGTGCCCGCCGACCACAAGTTCCTCGTCTTCGGTGGCCGGGTGCGGCTGGTGCAGGTCGACACCGGGCGGTTCGGCGCGCACCGGCGGCGCCTCTACGACCCGGACTGGACGCCGGTGACGGTCGCCGAGGCGGTCGCGCCCGGCCCGGTCACCCCGCCACCGGCCGGGCTCGCGGAGATGACGAAGGTGGCCGAGGCGCTGGGCGCGGCCTTCGACTTCGTCCGGGTCGACCTGTTCGACGTCGACGGCGAGGTGTGGTTCGGCGAGCTCACGCCCTACCCCGGCGGCGGGCTGGACGCCTTCGACCCGGTGCTGGACGAGCAGCTGGGGGAGTGGTGGCAGCTGCCGGCGCGGTCAGCCGTGCGTGCGGGCCAGCAGGTCCGCCGCTGA
- a CDS encoding PHP domain-containing protein, protein MSTAPLPPAGALRRIAFLLERAREPSYRVNAFRTAAAVVAGLDDAELDRRVRTKSLTELKGIGDKTAAVVVEAHRGEVPAYLRGLEESHAELAPLADDAAALRAALKGDLHAHSDWSDGGSPIREMAEAALSIGHEYLALTDHSPRLTVANGLTPQRLEQQLDVVAALNAELAPFRILTGIECDINVDGTLDQVDELLGRLDVVVASVHSDLRAASAAMTERMLAAVENPHTDVLGHCTGRLVIGRRQRNGSQKPRPESQFDADAVFRACVEHGTAVEINSRPERLDPPRRLLTLAVELGCDFAIDTDAHAPGQLDWQDNGCTRAVECGVPAERVINTMSAADLLARTHG, encoded by the coding sequence CTGAGCACTGCACCACTGCCGCCCGCGGGCGCGCTCCGGAGGATCGCCTTCCTCCTGGAGCGCGCCCGCGAGCCGTCGTACCGGGTGAACGCCTTCCGCACCGCGGCAGCCGTGGTCGCCGGCCTGGACGACGCGGAGCTCGACCGGCGCGTCCGCACGAAGTCGCTCACCGAGCTCAAGGGCATCGGCGACAAGACGGCCGCCGTCGTCGTCGAGGCGCACCGCGGTGAGGTGCCGGCCTACCTCCGCGGGCTCGAGGAGTCCCACGCCGAGCTCGCCCCGCTGGCCGACGACGCCGCGGCGCTGCGGGCCGCCCTCAAGGGCGACCTGCACGCCCACTCCGACTGGTCCGACGGCGGCAGCCCGATCCGCGAGATGGCCGAGGCGGCGCTCTCCATCGGGCACGAGTACCTCGCCCTCACCGATCACTCCCCCCGGCTCACCGTCGCCAACGGCCTGACCCCGCAGCGGCTGGAGCAGCAGCTCGACGTGGTCGCCGCACTCAACGCCGAGCTCGCGCCGTTCCGGATCCTCACCGGCATCGAGTGCGACATCAACGTCGACGGCACCCTCGACCAGGTCGACGAGCTGCTCGGCCGCCTCGACGTCGTCGTGGCCAGCGTGCACTCCGACCTGCGGGCCGCCAGCGCCGCGATGACCGAGCGCATGCTCGCCGCGGTCGAGAACCCGCACACCGACGTCCTCGGGCACTGCACCGGCCGGCTGGTCATCGGCCGCCGGCAGCGCAACGGCAGTCAGAAGCCCCGGCCGGAGAGCCAGTTCGACGCCGACGCCGTCTTCCGCGCCTGCGTCGAGCACGGGACGGCGGTGGAGATCAACTCCCGCCCCGAGCGGCTGGACCCGCCCCGGCGGCTGCTGACGCTGGCCGTCGAGCTGGGCTGCGACTTCGCCATCGACACCGACGCGCACGCCCCCGGCCAGCTGGACTGGCAGGACAACGGCTGCACCCGCGCCGTCGAGTGCGGGGTCCCGGCCGAGCGGGTCATCAACACGATGTCAGCGGCGGACCTGCTGGCCCGCACGCACGGCTGA